In one bacterium genomic region, the following are encoded:
- a CDS encoding DnaJ domain-containing protein produces MGIKFPVFQYLKKIIPEKTIPGYLRPRDGVDEYSRLLHQFGLDDAATDDEIKQQYRRFVKEYHPDTNPDPARVEQFIKLKATYEKILAMRKNRFGN; encoded by the coding sequence ATGGGCATTAAGTTTCCAGTTTTTCAATACTTAAAAAAAATTATTCCTGAGAAAACAATTCCCGGATACTTGCGACCGCGAGATGGAGTTGATGAATATTCTCGTTTGCTCCATCAATTCGGACTCGATGATGCAGCAACAGATGATGAGATCAAGCAACAATATCGACGTTTTGTGAAAGAGTATCACCCTGATACAAATCCTGACCCAGCGCGAGTAGAGCAATTTATCAAGCTCAAAGCTACTTACGAGAAAATTTTAGCGATGCGAAAAAATCGTTTCGGAAACTAA
- a CDS encoding DUF1573 domain-containing protein has protein sequence MAIKNRLKLIIACLSLVAVQCFAQENVPQIYVDAVTHKFGTVSEGFKVKHDFAVKNLGQAPLVLRQLQAGCGCTAALADSSTIAPGGATLIHVTFDTSGFYGYKSKDIRIESNDPRQPVLVLNLEGIVEREINIDPPRLYFGQIRKGSEASQSVKLNLKQNVKILEVTSRSDDFTITKQAEDQLLVSIKSSAKVGLLKSRIVVRTTSTSTPVVSIPIFAEIVGDLVLTPSDISFGMLVNPNSQQLTQRVEIQSASAQAFKIISAKSSLEAVTVMVIKPELEANTHQLLLDVDKNYVGPLSGEVSIQTSLSDPAEQNITLRFYGMITRPNT, from the coding sequence GTGGCCATAAAAAATCGCCTCAAACTAATAATTGCCTGCTTATCTCTTGTCGCTGTGCAGTGTTTTGCTCAGGAGAACGTGCCACAGATTTATGTTGATGCAGTAACTCACAAGTTTGGGACAGTGAGTGAGGGGTTTAAAGTTAAGCATGATTTCGCAGTAAAAAATCTTGGTCAAGCGCCACTAGTCCTACGTCAGCTTCAAGCCGGTTGTGGCTGCACTGCCGCACTTGCAGATTCTTCAACAATCGCACCTGGTGGGGCAACTTTGATCCACGTAACATTCGATACATCGGGCTTTTATGGCTATAAAAGTAAAGATATTCGTATCGAGTCAAATGACCCGCGCCAACCAGTTTTAGTTCTGAATTTAGAGGGAATTGTTGAGCGTGAAATTAATATCGACCCTCCACGACTATATTTTGGTCAGATTCGTAAAGGTAGCGAAGCTTCACAAAGTGTCAAATTGAACTTGAAACAGAATGTCAAAATTCTTGAAGTAACTTCCCGTTCTGATGATTTTACAATTACTAAGCAAGCTGAAGATCAACTATTAGTTAGTATTAAGAGTAGTGCCAAAGTAGGCTTGCTTAAGAGTAGAATTGTCGTACGCACTACCAGCACATCAACTCCAGTTGTAAGTATCCCAATTTTTGCTGAGATTGTTGGCGACCTAGTTTTAACACCCAGTGATATTTCGTTTGGCATGCTAGTAAATCCTAATTCACAGCAGCTCACTCAGCGCGTTGAAATTCAATCTGCAAGTGCCCAGGCGTTTAAAATTATCAGTGCCAAAAGTTCTCTCGAGGCCGTCACTGTGATGGTCATTAAGCCAGAACTGGAAGCAAATACTCACCAACTCTTACTTGATGTCGATAAAAATTACGTTGGCCCGCTTTCAGGTGAAGTTAGTATCCAAACTAGTTTAAGTGATCCTGCTGAACAAAATATTACTTTACGCTTTTATGGAATGATTACTCGACCAAACACCTAA
- the accC gene encoding acetyl-CoA carboxylase biotin carboxylase subunit: MLQPPFRKVLIANRGEIAVRVIRACHELGIKTVSVHSTADAEALHVKLADESVCIGPAASTDSYLNISAIISAAASTGAEAIHPGYGFLSENARFAEICQQCGTTFIGPSARHMLLMGDKASARRMAKKYEVPTVPGSEEAGTDPELALEEAEKIGFPVLIKASAGGGGRGMKIIHRREEFVDAFNQAKREVEAAFNDPHIYIEKFLPRARHIEVQIIGDKAKNIVHLGERDCSMQRRYQKIIEETPAVNMPEAVRKKIHEAAVRLASAMNYINAGTMEFLYSPDSHEFYFIEMNTRLQVEHPVTEMVTRTDIVKEQIWIAAGKELSFSQQDVTVQGHAIEARINAEDPFTLRPSPGEIIGFHAPGGPGIRVDSALYDRYRVPPYYDSLIAKIIAHGKNRSEAIAKLKVALKECIIGGIKTNIELHLRILDHPDFISGNVHTKLLDALLEKFKEESNA; this comes from the coding sequence ATGCTACAGCCTCCATTTCGTAAAGTTTTAATTGCAAATCGTGGCGAAATCGCGGTGCGAGTAATCCGTGCTTGTCATGAATTGGGCATTAAGACTGTATCCGTTCATTCTACAGCTGATGCTGAGGCCTTGCATGTTAAGCTTGCCGATGAAAGCGTTTGCATCGGGCCTGCCGCGTCAACAGATTCCTATTTAAATATTTCAGCAATTATTTCAGCGGCCGCATCAACTGGGGCTGAGGCAATTCATCCAGGTTATGGCTTCTTAAGCGAAAACGCGCGCTTTGCAGAAATTTGCCAGCAGTGTGGCACGACCTTTATTGGACCATCTGCGCGACATATGCTGCTCATGGGCGACAAGGCAAGTGCAAGACGCATGGCAAAAAAATATGAGGTGCCAACTGTGCCTGGGAGCGAGGAAGCGGGAACAGATCCGGAGCTAGCACTGGAAGAGGCTGAGAAAATTGGATTTCCGGTTTTGATCAAGGCCAGCGCTGGAGGCGGTGGTCGCGGCATGAAAATTATTCACAGAAGAGAAGAATTTGTTGATGCCTTTAACCAAGCTAAACGTGAAGTTGAAGCTGCGTTTAACGACCCGCATATATATATTGAAAAATTTCTACCGCGTGCGCGTCATATCGAAGTTCAGATTATTGGTGATAAGGCTAAAAATATTGTGCACTTAGGTGAGCGCGATTGCTCGATGCAGCGGCGCTATCAGAAAATTATTGAAGAGACGCCTGCGGTAAATATGCCCGAGGCAGTGCGTAAGAAAATTCATGAAGCTGCAGTTCGTTTGGCGTCTGCGATGAACTATATCAACGCTGGGACGATGGAATTTCTGTATAGTCCAGACTCGCATGAATTTTATTTTATTGAGATGAATACACGGCTTCAGGTCGAGCATCCCGTGACTGAAATGGTAACTCGTACAGATATTGTTAAGGAACAAATTTGGATCGCGGCAGGTAAAGAGTTGTCCTTTTCGCAGCAGGATGTAACTGTTCAAGGTCATGCAATTGAAGCACGCATTAATGCGGAAGATCCTTTTACCTTGCGACCCTCGCCAGGTGAGATTATTGGATTTCATGCACCAGGGGGCCCTGGCATACGTGTCGACTCTGCGCTTTATGATCGTTATCGCGTACCTCCATACTATGACTCACTGATTGCAAAAATTATTGCACATGGAAAAAACCGTTCCGAGGCGATCGCTAAGTTGAAGGTTGCGCTGAAGGAATGCATTATCGGTGGAATCAAAACTAATATCGAGCTACATTTACGGATTCTGGATCATCCCGATTTTATATCAGGCAATGTGCACACTAAGTTACTCGACGCACTACTTGAAAAATTTAAAGAAGAAAGTAACGCCTAG